One region of Paralichthys olivaceus isolate ysfri-2021 chromosome 12, ASM2471397v2, whole genome shotgun sequence genomic DNA includes:
- the LOC109643219 gene encoding serine/threonine-protein kinase PAK 2-like isoform X1: MCDSGVCEDKPPAPPVRMSSQGGGAKDPQSANHSSRPLPSVPEERKSRNKIISMFASEKGGRKKDKDKDRPEISSPSDFEHTIHVGFDAVTGEFTGMPEQWARLLQTSNISKSEQKQNPQAVLDILKFYDSTSGKQKYLSFSASDKDSQSPGKQGTVTSPTKGGDDDDDDDTPPPVVAPRPEHTKSVYTKSVIDPLPAPEGDASKAADRQKKKGGKMTDEEIMEKLRTIVSIGDPKKKYTRYEKIGQGASGTVYTAIDVATGQEVAIKQINLQKQPKKELIINEILVMKEMKNPNIVNFVDSFLVGDELFVVMEYLAGGSLTDVVTETCMDEAQIAAVCREVIQALEFLHANQVIHRDIKSDNVLLGMDGSVKLTDFGFCAQITPEQSKRSTMVGTPYWMAPEVVTRKAYGPKVDIWSLGIMAIEMVEGEPPYLNENPLRALYLIATNGTPELQSPEKLSPVFRSFLSRCLEMDVEKRGSGRELLQHPFLKLAKPLSSLTPLILAAKEAMRSNR, encoded by the exons atgtgtgacaGCGGAGTGTGTGAGGACAAGCCCCCCGCCCCCCCTGTCAGGATGAGCAGCCAAGGAGGAGGAGCCAAGGACCCCcagtcagccaatcacagctctcgGCCGTTGCCGTCTGTGCCGGAGGAGAGGAAGTCCAGAAACAAGATCATCTCCATGTTTGCCTCAGAGAAAG gaggcaggaagaAGGACAAGGACAAGGACAGACCTGAGATTTCCTCCCCATCGGACTTTGAACACACCATCCATGTGGGTTTTGATGCCGTCACTGGAGAGTTCACT ggCATGCCAGAGCAGTGGGCCCGTCTCCTTCAGACCTCAAATATCAGTAAAtctgaacagaaacaaaatcCTCAGGCTGTCCTCGACATCCTCAAGTTCTACGACTCCaccagtggaaaacaaaaataccTCAGTTTTTCCGCCTCGG ATAAAGACTCACAGTCG CCGGGCAAGCAGGGTACTGTGACCTCCCCGACCAAGGGCGGCGAcgatgatgacgacgacgatACACCACCTCCAGTTGTGGCCCCACGACCAGAACACACAAAATCA GTGTACACAAAGTCGGTGATAGATCCACTTCCTGCTCCAGAGGGTGATGCCTCTAAGGCcgctgacagacagaaaaagaagggAGGCAAAATGACTGATGAGGAGATCATGGAGAAACTAA GAACCATTGTCAGCATCGGAGATCCTAAGAAGAAATACACTCGCTATGAGAAGATCGGCCAGGG GGCGTCTGGAACAGTTTACACGGCCATCGATGTTGCCACGGGACAAGAG GTGGCCATCAAACAGATCAACTTGCAGAAGCAGCCGAAGAAAGAGCTAATTATCAACGAGATCCTGGTCATGAAGGAGATGAAGAACCCCAACATTGTCAATTTTGTAGATAG TTTCCTGGTGGGGGACGAGCTTTTCGTGGTGATGGAGTACCTGGCTGGTGGCTCGCTAACCGATGTTGTGACGGAGACGTGCATGGACGAGGCTCAGATCGCCGCTGTCTGCAGAGAG gtcatTCAGGCTCTTGAGTTTCTTCACGCCAACCAGGTCATCCACAGAGACATCAAGAGTGACAACGTTCTGCTGGGGATGGACGGATCAGTCAAactca CTGACTTCGGCTTCTGTGCCCAGATCACTCCAGAGCAGAGCAAACGCAGCACCATGGTGGGGACTCCATACTGGATGGCGCCAGAGGTGGTGACCAGGAAAGCCTACGGACCTAAAGTGGACATCTGGTCTTTGGGGATTATGGCCATAGAGATGGTGGAGGGAGAGCCGCCGTATCTCAATGAGAACCCTCTCAGA GCGTTGTATTTAATCGCCACCAATGGGACCCCCGAGCTGCAGAGTCCAGAGAAGCTGTCTCCTGTCTTCAGGTCCTTCCTGTCGCGCTGTCTAGAGATGGACGTGGAGAAACGAGGCTCAGGCAGGGAACTGCTGCAG CATCCATTCCTGAAGCTGGCTAAGCCTCTGTCCAGCCTCACCCCGCTCATCCTGGCAGCCAAGGAGGCCATGAGGAGCAACCGCTAA
- the LOC109643219 gene encoding serine/threonine-protein kinase PAK 2-like isoform X2 yields the protein MSSQGGGAKDPQSANHSSRPLPSVPEERKSRNKIISMFASEKGGRKKDKDKDRPEISSPSDFEHTIHVGFDAVTGEFTGMPEQWARLLQTSNISKSEQKQNPQAVLDILKFYDSTSGKQKYLSFSASDKDSQSPGKQGTVTSPTKGGDDDDDDDTPPPVVAPRPEHTKSVYTKSVIDPLPAPEGDASKAADRQKKKGGKMTDEEIMEKLRTIVSIGDPKKKYTRYEKIGQGASGTVYTAIDVATGQEVAIKQINLQKQPKKELIINEILVMKEMKNPNIVNFVDSFLVGDELFVVMEYLAGGSLTDVVTETCMDEAQIAAVCREVIQALEFLHANQVIHRDIKSDNVLLGMDGSVKLTDFGFCAQITPEQSKRSTMVGTPYWMAPEVVTRKAYGPKVDIWSLGIMAIEMVEGEPPYLNENPLRALYLIATNGTPELQSPEKLSPVFRSFLSRCLEMDVEKRGSGRELLQHPFLKLAKPLSSLTPLILAAKEAMRSNR from the exons ATGAGCAGCCAAGGAGGAGGAGCCAAGGACCCCcagtcagccaatcacagctctcgGCCGTTGCCGTCTGTGCCGGAGGAGAGGAAGTCCAGAAACAAGATCATCTCCATGTTTGCCTCAGAGAAAG gaggcaggaagaAGGACAAGGACAAGGACAGACCTGAGATTTCCTCCCCATCGGACTTTGAACACACCATCCATGTGGGTTTTGATGCCGTCACTGGAGAGTTCACT ggCATGCCAGAGCAGTGGGCCCGTCTCCTTCAGACCTCAAATATCAGTAAAtctgaacagaaacaaaatcCTCAGGCTGTCCTCGACATCCTCAAGTTCTACGACTCCaccagtggaaaacaaaaataccTCAGTTTTTCCGCCTCGG ATAAAGACTCACAGTCG CCGGGCAAGCAGGGTACTGTGACCTCCCCGACCAAGGGCGGCGAcgatgatgacgacgacgatACACCACCTCCAGTTGTGGCCCCACGACCAGAACACACAAAATCA GTGTACACAAAGTCGGTGATAGATCCACTTCCTGCTCCAGAGGGTGATGCCTCTAAGGCcgctgacagacagaaaaagaagggAGGCAAAATGACTGATGAGGAGATCATGGAGAAACTAA GAACCATTGTCAGCATCGGAGATCCTAAGAAGAAATACACTCGCTATGAGAAGATCGGCCAGGG GGCGTCTGGAACAGTTTACACGGCCATCGATGTTGCCACGGGACAAGAG GTGGCCATCAAACAGATCAACTTGCAGAAGCAGCCGAAGAAAGAGCTAATTATCAACGAGATCCTGGTCATGAAGGAGATGAAGAACCCCAACATTGTCAATTTTGTAGATAG TTTCCTGGTGGGGGACGAGCTTTTCGTGGTGATGGAGTACCTGGCTGGTGGCTCGCTAACCGATGTTGTGACGGAGACGTGCATGGACGAGGCTCAGATCGCCGCTGTCTGCAGAGAG gtcatTCAGGCTCTTGAGTTTCTTCACGCCAACCAGGTCATCCACAGAGACATCAAGAGTGACAACGTTCTGCTGGGGATGGACGGATCAGTCAAactca CTGACTTCGGCTTCTGTGCCCAGATCACTCCAGAGCAGAGCAAACGCAGCACCATGGTGGGGACTCCATACTGGATGGCGCCAGAGGTGGTGACCAGGAAAGCCTACGGACCTAAAGTGGACATCTGGTCTTTGGGGATTATGGCCATAGAGATGGTGGAGGGAGAGCCGCCGTATCTCAATGAGAACCCTCTCAGA GCGTTGTATTTAATCGCCACCAATGGGACCCCCGAGCTGCAGAGTCCAGAGAAGCTGTCTCCTGTCTTCAGGTCCTTCCTGTCGCGCTGTCTAGAGATGGACGTGGAGAAACGAGGCTCAGGCAGGGAACTGCTGCAG CATCCATTCCTGAAGCTGGCTAAGCCTCTGTCCAGCCTCACCCCGCTCATCCTGGCAGCCAAGGAGGCCATGAGGAGCAACCGCTAA